Proteins from a genomic interval of Pseudomonadota bacterium:
- a CDS encoding PDDEXK nuclease domain-containing protein has protein sequence MRENNKDTAVEKGISGVYNQIKAVLVEARSKAYRSVNIAMVQTYWNIGRLIVEEEQQGEERAVYGTRLIEELSTRLSIEFGKGFDSRNLWFMRSFFLAYPKVNALRSELSWTHYRLLLKVEREDIRKFYMEECIVGNWSTRQLERQINSFYYERLLASRDRKPVREEIAQLETGPTPEDLIKDPYVLEFLQLGDAPCFREKDLESALIDKLQDFLLELGKGFSFVARQKRFTLDGRHFYIDLVFYNYILKCFVLIDLKVGTLMHQDLGQMQMYVNYYTREMMNEGDNPPVGIILCSDKSDAVVRYTLPEDNKQIFASRYKLYLPSEEELTAELLRERSMFEMETKLSQEDVRE, from the coding sequence ATGAGGGAAAACAATAAAGATACAGCGGTTGAGAAGGGAATCTCTGGAGTTTACAATCAGATAAAGGCTGTTCTTGTTGAGGCACGGAGCAAGGCATACCGTTCGGTAAATATTGCAATGGTGCAGACGTACTGGAATATCGGCAGACTGATCGTGGAAGAAGAGCAGCAAGGAGAAGAACGGGCGGTGTACGGAACACGTTTAATTGAGGAGCTTTCGACAAGGCTATCCATTGAATTTGGGAAAGGATTTGATTCCCGTAACCTTTGGTTTATGCGTAGTTTCTTCCTCGCTTATCCAAAAGTGAACGCATTGCGTTCAGAATTATCGTGGACTCACTATCGCTTGCTGCTCAAGGTCGAACGCGAGGATATACGGAAATTCTACATGGAGGAATGTATCGTCGGAAATTGGAGTACTCGCCAGCTTGAGCGACAGATTAACTCCTTCTACTATGAGCGTCTGCTTGCCAGTCGTGACAGAAAGCCGGTAAGAGAAGAAATTGCCCAACTGGAGACCGGACCCACGCCCGAAGACTTGATCAAAGATCCATACGTGCTTGAATTCCTCCAACTCGGAGATGCCCCATGTTTTCGGGAAAAGGACCTCGAATCGGCGCTCATAGATAAGTTACAGGACTTCCTATTGGAACTGGGAAAAGGATTTTCCTTTGTGGCTCGGCAGAAGCGGTTCACGCTCGACGGTCGGCATTTCTATATCGACCTCGTTTTCTACAACTATATCCTCAAGTGTTTTGTTCTGATTGACCTGAAGGTCGGTACTTTGATGCACCAGGATTTGGGTCAGATGCAGATGTATGTCAATTATTACACACGGGAGATGATGAATGAAGGTGATAATCCGCCTGTCGGCATCATTCTTTGTTCCGACAAGAGTGACGCGGTAGTCCGATATACACTGCCTGAAGACAACAAACAGATATTTGCCTCCCGATACAAGCTGTACTTGCCTTCCGAAGAGGAGTTGACAGCCGAGCTGCTCAGAGAACGTTCCATGTTTGAAATGGAAACAAAGTTATCTCAGGAGGATGTTAGAGAATGA
- the cas6e gene encoding type I-E CRISPR-associated protein Cas6/Cse3/CasE: MFLHRIHLDLRCREARRDLSDHYQLHSTLCRAFSMPDRKCPEGEFLWRLEPEADPTGLPRILVQSRSIPDWTGIGIERWLAKVDPAINLKDRLKLDLLTAGQRFRYRVRANPCVTRNGKRLGLLRLEEQETWLERKGVQHGFSLPKLASFDFLETTGERSDVRISQEQMLRGNQRSGNALRIFSVLYDGILTVTDPVKFRDALQNGIGHGKVMGLGLLSVVPIG; the protein is encoded by the coding sequence ATGTTCCTGCATAGAATTCATCTTGATCTACGTTGCAGGGAGGCCAGGCGCGACCTGTCCGATCACTACCAGCTTCACTCCACCTTGTGCCGAGCTTTCAGTATGCCGGATAGAAAATGCCCTGAAGGCGAGTTTCTGTGGAGGCTTGAGCCGGAGGCTGACCCCACTGGACTCCCACGCATTCTGGTACAAAGCAGGTCCATCCCAGACTGGACTGGCATTGGGATCGAACGATGGTTGGCAAAGGTTGACCCAGCCATTAACCTGAAAGACCGGCTCAAACTCGATTTACTTACGGCCGGGCAACGTTTTCGTTACAGGGTGCGTGCTAACCCCTGCGTAACACGCAATGGCAAGCGTCTGGGGTTACTACGGTTGGAGGAGCAGGAAACATGGTTGGAGCGCAAAGGGGTGCAGCATGGATTCTCGCTACCGAAACTTGCATCTTTCGATTTTTTAGAAACAACAGGGGAGCGGAGCGATGTGCGGATATCACAGGAGCAGATGCTCCGAGGCAACCAGCGTTCCGGTAATGCGCTTCGGATTTTTTCGGTACTCTACGACGGAATTCTCACGGTTACCGACCCGGTGAAATTCAGGGATGCGCTGCAAAACGGCATCGGCCATGGAAAAGTCATGGGACTTGGACTCCTGTCGGTGGTGCCAATAGGATGA